The following are encoded together in the Desulfovibrio sp. Huiquan2017 genome:
- a CDS encoding glucose-6-phosphate isomerase, whose amino-acid sequence MTDILDWTNADLDRLDTATYADRADDMAARLREETGAGRLPFLTMPYATELKQQLAGLKERLGGFEHMLLLGIGGSALGARALQKAFYPEQDRPGHRGRSLWIADNVDAYALAAYMDKLPPEKTVVVTVSKSGGTIETVGQYFIVKEWMKERLGDKWADNMLLVTDAEKGFLRGEADTYGITALPVPDNLGGRYSVLSAVGLIPALFLGMDIDALMAGAREVADVLAAPSLTGATLARTQAFRLAAWGAALMDKGFTEMIFFAYIPLWASFGDWFAQLWAESLGKEGRGSQPVPAVGVTDQHSVNQMFMDGVRNKACLFLTCPALPDGPSFPADLPDQFAYVRGKPFGELIRAEGLGTRMALSKNGVPLVEIQVGEDGPRQAGKLIGMLGAATILTGWLMGINPLDQPAVELGKRLAKARMDADGLAEEKADLNAFLNAERDIREF is encoded by the coding sequence ATGACCGACATTCTCGATTGGACCAACGCGGACCTGGACCGATTGGACACGGCGACCTATGCGGACAGAGCCGACGACATGGCCGCGCGGCTGCGCGAGGAAACCGGCGCGGGCAGGCTGCCCTTCCTGACCATGCCCTACGCGACGGAGCTGAAACAGCAGTTGGCCGGCCTCAAGGAGCGCCTCGGCGGATTCGAGCACATGCTCCTGCTCGGCATCGGAGGTTCGGCCCTGGGCGCGCGCGCCCTGCAAAAAGCCTTTTACCCCGAGCAGGACCGGCCCGGCCACCGGGGCCGGAGCCTGTGGATCGCGGACAACGTGGACGCCTACGCCCTGGCCGCCTACATGGACAAGCTGCCGCCCGAAAAGACCGTGGTGGTCACGGTGTCCAAGTCCGGCGGGACCATCGAGACCGTGGGCCAGTATTTCATCGTCAAGGAATGGATGAAGGAACGGCTCGGCGACAAGTGGGCCGACAACATGCTCCTGGTCACCGACGCGGAAAAAGGCTTTTTGCGCGGCGAGGCCGATACCTACGGCATCACGGCCCTGCCCGTGCCCGACAATCTCGGCGGGCGCTACTCCGTGCTCTCGGCCGTGGGCCTGATCCCGGCCCTGTTTCTGGGCATGGACATCGACGCCCTCATGGCCGGGGCGCGCGAGGTGGCCGACGTCCTGGCCGCCCCGTCCCTGACCGGCGCAACCCTGGCCCGGACCCAGGCCTTCCGCCTGGCCGCCTGGGGCGCGGCCCTCATGGACAAGGGCTTTACGGAGATGATCTTTTTCGCCTATATCCCCTTGTGGGCCAGCTTCGGGGACTGGTTCGCCCAGTTGTGGGCCGAGTCCCTGGGCAAGGAAGGCCGAGGCAGCCAGCCCGTGCCCGCCGTGGGCGTGACCGACCAGCACTCGGTCAACCAGATGTTCATGGACGGCGTGCGCAACAAGGCGTGCCTCTTCCTGACCTGCCCGGCCCTGCCCGACGGGCCGAGCTTTCCGGCGGATCTGCCCGACCAGTTCGCCTACGTTCGGGGCAAACCCTTCGGGGAATTGATCCGGGCCGAGGGACTGGGCACACGCATGGCCCTGTCGAAAAACGGCGTGCCCCTGGTGGAAATCCAGGTGGGAGAGGACGGCCCCCGGCAGGCGGGCAAGCTCATCGGGATGCTCGGCGCGGCCACCATCCTGACCGGCTGGCTCATGGGCATCAACCCCCTGGACCAGCCCGCCGTGGAGCTGGGCAAACGGCTGGCCAAGGCGCGCATGGACGCCGACGGACTGGCGGAGGAAAAGGCGGACCTGAACGCCTTCCTGAACGCCGAACGAGACATACGGGAGTTCTGA
- a CDS encoding ATP-binding protein: MLNNREESGSPLQFVRVISWSLLVIILSFSLLLSLFISKYAEQTLLEKQEAFALLLAENVSHQLFTRFVIPTVLKFGAIRLRNEDQANAMDKVVRSTIHSFHVSSLRIYDHEGNITYSLNKDEIGSDGNADYMVRKTWDTEDFSAEILSKVSKIASLFRVSLDPGSMVLRAYYPLRVERSLTDIESNPIMGILEFQQDITADYLATLNFERLIIAFSLITSLVLFFLVLTVLRRAERLSNKQLREQERLIFELQQQEKLAGMGRMVAGVAHEIRNPLGIICSSSELILKKARKENSSHVRILEALHEEAKRLSRTVTEFLDYARPKKPTLHDVDVKSILEQVVVFMEPECEKLGVTVDRDYDGDMTTRGDKDLLYRAFYNLVANALQAMNGPGELSISAARGEEGLHVTLVDSGPGFAPEHLERVRDPFFTTKDTGTGLGLALVSTIFESHGAEMALSNAEEGGARVDVIFPA, translated from the coding sequence TTGCTGAATAATCGAGAGGAAAGCGGCAGCCCGCTCCAGTTCGTCCGGGTCATCTCCTGGTCGCTGCTGGTCATCATTCTGAGCTTCAGTCTGCTGTTGTCGCTCTTCATCTCCAAATATGCGGAGCAGACCCTGCTCGAAAAGCAGGAGGCCTTCGCCCTGCTCCTGGCCGAAAACGTCAGCCACCAACTGTTCACCCGCTTCGTCATCCCCACGGTGCTGAAGTTCGGGGCCATCCGGCTGCGCAATGAGGACCAGGCCAACGCCATGGACAAGGTGGTCCGCTCGACCATCCACAGCTTCCACGTCTCATCCCTGCGCATCTACGACCACGAGGGGAACATTACCTATTCCCTGAACAAGGACGAGATCGGCAGCGACGGCAATGCCGACTACATGGTCAGGAAGACCTGGGACACCGAGGACTTCAGCGCGGAAATCCTGTCCAAGGTCTCCAAGATTGCCTCCCTGTTCCGGGTCAGCCTCGATCCCGGCTCCATGGTCCTGCGCGCCTACTACCCCCTGCGGGTCGAGCGCAGCCTGACCGACATCGAGTCCAACCCGATCATGGGCATCCTGGAATTCCAGCAGGACATCACCGCCGACTACCTGGCCACCCTCAACTTCGAGCGCTTGATCATCGCCTTCTCCCTGATCACCTCGCTGGTTCTCTTCTTCCTGGTCCTGACCGTGCTGCGCCGGGCCGAGCGGCTGAGCAACAAGCAATTGCGCGAACAGGAGCGGCTCATCTTCGAGCTGCAACAACAGGAGAAGCTGGCGGGCATGGGCCGCATGGTCGCGGGCGTGGCCCACGAAATCCGCAATCCGCTGGGGATCATCTGCTCCAGCTCCGAACTGATCCTCAAGAAAGCCAGAAAGGAAAACAGTTCGCACGTGCGCATCCTCGAAGCCCTGCACGAGGAGGCCAAACGGCTGTCGCGCACGGTCACGGAATTTCTGGACTACGCCCGACCCAAGAAACCGACCCTGCACGACGTGGACGTCAAGTCCATCCTCGAACAGGTGGTGGTCTTCATGGAGCCCGAGTGCGAGAAACTCGGCGTGACCGTGGACCGCGATTACGACGGCGACATGACGACCCGGGGCGACAAGGACCTGCTCTACCGCGCCTTCTACAACCTGGTGGCCAACGCGCTCCAGGCCATGAACGGCCCGGGCGAACTGTCCATCAGCGCGGCCAGGGGCGAAGAGGGGCTGCACGTAACCCTGGTCGATTCCGGCCCGGGCTTCGCCCCCGAGCACCTGGAGCGGGTGCGCGACCCGTTCTTCACCACCAAGGACACCGGGACCGGCCTGGGGCTGGCCCTGGTCTCGACCATCTTCGAGAGCCACGGCGCGGAAATGGCCCTGAGCAACGCCGAAGAGGGCGGCGCCCGGGTGGACGTCATCTTCCCCGCCTAA
- a CDS encoding LysM peptidoglycan-binding domain-containing protein — protein sequence MKKLFLLAIALCVVFAWGCSKKVQTEPEVVVVEETEVVVEQPAPAPVVDPMAVYKAEYDALPVTHTVTKGECLWWISEYKHVYNDPFMWPLIYKANRDKIKNPDLIYPGQQFDVPRYGFDLEEVKASRKQAGAPWQALEPGQDAVIPAEMRAALGYSF from the coding sequence ATGAAAAAGCTGTTTTTACTGGCAATTGCCCTGTGCGTCGTGTTCGCCTGGGGCTGTTCCAAAAAAGTTCAGACCGAACCCGAAGTGGTTGTGGTCGAAGAAACGGAAGTCGTCGTCGAGCAGCCCGCACCCGCGCCCGTGGTTGATCCCATGGCCGTGTACAAGGCCGAATACGATGCCCTGCCCGTGACCCACACTGTGACCAAGGGCGAGTGCCTGTGGTGGATTTCCGAGTACAAGCATGTGTACAACGATCCCTTCATGTGGCCCTTGATCTACAAGGCCAACCGCGACAAGATCAAGAATCCCGACCTGATCTACCCCGGCCAGCAGTTTGATGTGCCCCGCTACGGGTTCGACCTTGAAGAAGTGAAGGCCTCCCGCAAGCAGGCCGGTGCCCCCTGGCAGGCTCTTGAGCCCGGACAGGACGCCGTCATTCCTGCGGAGATGCGCGCCGCGCTCGGCTACAGCTTCTAA